From the Gadus chalcogrammus isolate NIFS_2021 unplaced genomic scaffold, NIFS_Gcha_1.0 GACHA092, whole genome shotgun sequence genome, one window contains:
- the LOC130378633 gene encoding uncharacterized protein LOC130378633, whose translation MGKCKFNVSWLQDVRFRGWLASVANPEEARCILCKSTFKLGTMGIKAVLSHMQSQKHKTSARSHTQTPAISTFCISAPAPPPQTVRAASTDLRVAFGATPTLKAEVLWILNTVVKHQSYNSNEGIGELFGMMFPDSQIASTFTAGKDKTAYITRFGLAPFIRNELICSVNKADFVLMFDETLNHATKSKQLDVHVRYWVGDQVHSRYLGSQFMGHATARDLLHHFKECVKELNLRNMVSISMDGPNVNWKFFELLQQEHAEQYGGVQLVNVGSCGLHTLHNAFKCGFSMWQLEKVLRGMHYLFHNTPARRDDFIALTKSSVFPLPFCGHRWIENLPVVERAIEVWPSLVTYVDAVRTKKVPNPGTASFDTIEAAKQDPLILPKLQFFMAISRTFTPFLTKYQTDAPVMPFLCKDLVELFQSMLRRFVKREHLQNITPVQLVRLDVADQKIWVNLKEADIGLGAEAALKDLQRKNSIGELTALEFRKDCVKGMSNILKKVQDKSPLKYPIVRQVACLDPTAMYSDPDWCQGRMRSVVQKFLQDKQLSRGVAAGDVIIQQFGNFMSVEAKSEKFLSFRPIETRLDVFLHGFLSQPYPELWGFCQKILLLSHGQSF comes from the exons atggggaaatgcaagttcaacgtcagttggctgcAAGACGTCCGTTTCAGAGGTTGGCTAGCGTCTGTTGCCAACCCAGAAGAGGCCAGATGCATTCTGTGCAAAAGTACATTtaagctcggcaccatggggattaaggctgtcctcagccatatgcagagccaaaaacacaaaacctctgccaggagccacacacagaccccagcaaTTTCTACattttgcatctctgccccggcgccaccgccgcagacggtccgcgctgctagcactgacctgagggtagcatttggtgcgacaccaacgctgaaagcggaggtgttgtggattttgaacacagtggtcaagcaccagtcctacaactcaaatgaggggataggagagcTCTTCGGTATGATGTTCCccgactctcaaatcgcgagcacctttacgGCCGGAaaggacaaaacggcgtatataactcgcttcggactaGCGCCGTTCATCCGCAACGagctaatctgcagcgtcaacaaggctgattttgtgttgatgtttgatgagacgttgaaccacgccactaagAGCAAAcaacttgacgtgcacgtccgatattgggtcggagatcaagtgcattcccggtacttgggctcaCAATTCATGGGACACGCAACAGCCCGAGATTTACTGCACCACTTCAAA GAGTGTGTGAAGGAGCTGAATCTGAGGAACATGGTGTCCATCTCCATGGATGGACCCAATGTAAATTGGAAATTCTTTGAGCTTCTACAGCAAGAGCACGCTGAGCAGTATGGTGGTGTCCAGCTGGTGAATGTGGGTAGCTGTGGCCTCCACACCCTACATAACGCATTCAAATGTGGATTCTCTATGTGGCAACTGGAGAAG GTGTTGAGGGGGATGCACTACCTTTTTCATAACACACCAGCAAGGAGGGATGACTTCATTGCCCTCACCAAATCCTCAGTCTTCCCGCTACCATTCTGTGGGCATCGGTGGATTGAAAACCTGCCAGTTGTAGAAAGGGCCATAGAG GTATGGCCTTCACTGGTGACATACGTGGATGCAGTGCGGACAAAGAAGGTTCCAAACCCTGGAACAGCCTCATTTGACACCATAGAAGCAGCCAAGCAAGATCCACTCATCTTGCCTAAGCTACAATTCTTCATGGCCATCTCAAGGACGTTCACTCCCTTTCTGACGAAGTATCAGACTGACGCACCAGTCATGCCATTCCTTTGCAAGGACTTGGTGGAGTTGTTCCAG AGTATGCTTAGGCGTTTTGTCAAGAGGGAGCATCTCCAAAACATCACTCCAGTGCAGCTGGTGAGGCTGGATGTGGCTGACCAAAAGATCTGGGTCAACTTGAAGGAAGCTGACATAGGCTTGGGTGCAGAGGCAGCCCTGAAG GACCTCCAGAGAAAGAACAGCATAGGAGAGCTCACTGCCCTAGAGTTTAGGAAGGACTGCGTGAAGGGTATGTCAAATATCCTAAAGAAAGTCCAGGACAAGAGCCCCCTGAAGTACCCTATTGTGAGACAGGTGGCATGCCTGGACCCCACAGCCATGTACTCCGACCCGGACTGGTGCCAGGGAAGAATGAGGAGTGTAGTGCAGAAATTCCTGCAAGACAAGCAGTTGTCCAGAGGTGTCGCTGCTG GTGATGTGATTATCCAACAGTTTGGGAACTTCATGTCTGTCGAGGCTAAAAGTGAGAAGTTTTTGTCCTTCCGGCCCATCGAAACCAGGCTTGATGTGTTTCTGCATGGCTTTCTCAGCCAACCCTACCCTGAGCTTTGGGGTTTCTGTCAGAAGATCCTACTGTTATCCCATGGGCAGAGCTTTTAA
- the LOC130378637 gene encoding uncharacterized protein LOC130378637, producing MYEPEYTDEELREMDAQRAERERASLETVPAGAAVENRDRTTGDWWCQCRKCIQMPTGDECFCCREWDLVIPQMQELELDTSIQDLDVSGHSAPRDRAICITEHQDFLPLLNRGVLETFFSFDKINWKRRPRPAGPNGQLSMLQYRLVAYRIVLEWGLKGTQLGRGNRRVLPSCVVTSIRNKYPSAAGQYVGFREAQDAPRLF from the exons atgtacgagccggaaTACACGGATGAAGAACTGAGAGAGATGGATGCTCAAAGGGCAGAACGAGAAAGAGCGTCTTTAGAGACCGTCCCCGCTGGAGCTGCAGTAGAGAACCGGGACAGAACAACGGGAGACTGGTGGTGCCAGTGcagaaaatgtattcaaatgccGACAGGGGACGAATGCTTTTGCTGCAGGGAGTGGGACTTAGTCATCCCACAGATGCAAGAGCTGGAGCTGGACACTAGCATTCAGGATCTCGATGTGTCTGGGCATAGCGCCCCCCGAGACAGGGCAATCTGCATTACGGAGCACCAGGACTTTCTACCCCTTCTAAATCGAGGAGTGCTGGAAACATTCTTCTCCTTTGATAAAATAAATTGGAAAAGAAGACCCAGACCTGCTGGACCCAACGGCCAGTTGTCAATGTT GCAGTACCGATTGGTGGCTTACAGAATCGTTCTTGAGTGGGGGTTGAAAGGAACACAGCTGGGAAGAGGAAACCGACGTGTTCTTCCATCCTGTGTAGTGACCAGCATCCGAAACAAATACCCTTCGGCCGCTGGACAATATGTTGGATTCAGGGAAGCACAAGATGCTCCGAGATTGTTTTGA
- the LOC130378636 gene encoding uncharacterized protein LOC130378636, producing MFVCVPEKLFWQELKRRWTSVLHHICGIHRWEEDGQERTCYHRDLTEEQQRRKKWLQTDSAAFQTLSDHVLNKNLLKDLNHMTLFQHTGALEVYHSAMLKYTEKRLHFAYSSMKARTLLSVMDNNENVGRQQATTSDGTPRYNLVFPKQSKRWVARKRYEPTRQTFRKDLVERVLERRMDPTVKFADPHFYIQQPATIPDNIATGQRSRYCRARLPF from the exons atgtttgtgtgtgtccctgaaaaactgttttggcaGGAGTTGAAACGCCGCTGGACGTCCGTTCTCCATCACATTTGTGGCATACATCGCTGGGAGGAAGACGGACAGGAGAGGACTTGCTACCACCGGGACCTCACTGAAGAGcagcagagaaggaagaaatggCTGCAAACCGACTCTGCTGCATTCCAGACACTGTCGGACCACGTACTGAACAAGAACCTGTTGAAAGACCTCAACCACATGACTCTCTTCCAACATACAG GAGCCCTGGAGGTGTACCACAGTGCAATGCTGAAGTACACTGAAAAGAGGCTTCACTTCGCCTACAGCTCTATGAAGGCACGCACCCTACTCTCTGTGATGGACAACAACGAGAATGTTGGCCGTCAACAAGCAACGACCAGTGATG GGACTCCGAGATACAATTTGGTTTTTCCCAAACAATCTAAAAGATGGGTTGCCAGGAAGAGGTACGAGCCAACCAGGCAGACATTCAGGAAGGATTTGGTGGAGCGGGTCCTGGAAAGGCGCATGGATCCTACTGTGAAGTTTGCAGATCCACATTTTTATATCCAGCAACCAGCTACTATACCCGACAACATAGCCACCGGACAAAGATCAAGGTATTGCAGAGCACGTCTCCCGTTTTAA